A window of the Henckelia pumila isolate YLH828 chromosome 3, ASM3356847v2, whole genome shotgun sequence genome harbors these coding sequences:
- the LOC140891311 gene encoding uncharacterized protein: protein MRSDSVPILRPAAETMPIPLSTRQEDDEYASSATKALLPFDTDYFSTPKPPSRSTILFISLILTTCIALSAAIAFGFLFFSVVHNPTSSSIASSSAADSTSHVEYSRSLTKLKEPVVLLISSDGFRFGYQYKTDVPSINRLIQNGTAAELGLIPVFPTLTFPNHYSIVTGLYPAYHGIINNYFTDPETGDRFSMASHEPKWWLGEPLWETVANQGLKASTYFWPGSEVHKGSWDCPKDYCMFYNKSVPFEERVDTVLKYFDLPSSDIPSFMTLYFEDPDHQGHQVGPDDPQITEAIVGVDKLIGRLILGLEQRGVFEDVNIILVGDHGMVGTCDRKLIFLDDLAKWIEIPKDWVQSYSPLLAIRPPPGYSSKDVVAKMNEGLKSGNVSNGQYLTVYLKEELPSRLHYSSSYRIPPIIGLISEGFKVEQKGTKSQECGGAHGYDNEYFSMRTIFFAHGPRFARGRKVPSFENVQIYNLVTTILGIQGASNNGSELFPQGVLLPSH from the coding sequence ATGAGATCAGATTCGGTGCCCATTTTGAGACCCGCCGCTGAGACCATGCCGATACCGCTCTCGACCAGACAAGAAGACGATGAATACGCGAGCTCCGCGACCAAAGCCCTTCTACCCTTCGACACAGACTATTTTTCTACGCCGAAGCCTCCCTCCAGATCTACGATTCTCTTCATTTCTCTCATTTTGACCACCTGCATCGCTCTTTCTGCTGCAATTGCATTTGGGTTTTTGTTTTTCTCTGTCGTCCACAATCCCACTTCCTCTTCTATAGCATCATCATCAGCAGCTGATTCTACTTCCCATGTTGAATACTCAAGATCTCTCACGAAGCTCAAAGAACCTGTCGTCTTATTGATTTCCTCCGATGGATTCAGGTTCGGGTATCAGTACAAGACAGATGTTCCTAGCATCAATAGACTGATTCAGAATGGGACTGCAGCTGAGCTGGGATTGATTCCAGTGTTTCCAACTCTCACCTTCCCCAACCATTACTCCATTGTCACAGGTTTGTACCCTGCTTATCATGGAATTATCAATAACTATTTCACTGATCCGGAGACCGGTGACCGCTTCAGTATGGCTAGTCATGAGCCCAAGTGGTGGCTGGGTGAGCCCCTGTGGGAGACTGTGGCTAATCAAGGCTTGAAGGCTTCAACTTATTTCTGGCCTGGTTCTGAGGTACACAAGGGTTCTTGGGATTGTCCCAAGgattattgcatgttttataaTAAATCTGTGCCTTTTGAAGAAAGAGTGGATACTGTTTTGAAGTACTTTGATTTGCCTAGTAGCGATATCCCCTCATTTATGACATTGTATTTCGAGGATCCTGATCATCAAGGCCATCAGGTTGGTCCTGATGATCCTCAGATTACTGAAGCTATTGTTGGAGTGGATAAGTTGATTGGGAGATTGATTCTTGGACTGGAACAGAGAGGGGTTTTTGAGGATGTGAATATCATTTTGGTAGGTGACCATGGGATGGTCGGTACGTGTGACCGAAAGTTAATATTTTTAGATGATCTAGCGAAATGGATCGAGATTCCGAAGGATTGGGTTCAATCTTACAGTCCATTACTTGCAATTCGTCCGCCTCCTGGCTATTCGTCCAAGGATGTTGTGGCTAAGATGAACGAGGGGTTGAAGTCAGGTAATGTTTCTAATGGGCAGTATTTGACAGTTTATCTCAAAGAGGAACTTCCTAGCAGGCTGCATTATTCATCTAGTTATCGAATCCCGCCGATCATTGGGTTGATATCGGAGGGGTTTAAAGTGGAGCAGAAGGGAACAAAAAGTCAAGAATGTGGAGGAGCACATGGATATGACAATGAATATTTCTCCATGCGCACCATATTTTTTGCTCATGGACCTCGATTTGCGAGGGGACGGAAAGTCCCATCTTTCGAAAATGTTCAGATTTACAACTTGGTTACCACAATCCTGGGCATCCAGGGAGCTTCTAACAACGGTTCGGAGTTGTTTCCCCAGGGCGTTCTCTTGCCTAGCCATTAA